In Gimesia panareensis, the genomic window AGAATCTGGACCTGGCGGCGCGGCAGATTGTGGAAGGCTATGTCTCGGGGTCCCACAAAAGCCCCTTCCACGGCTTCTCCGCCGAGTTCGCGCAGCACCGCGAATACGCGATCGGCGATGACCTGCGGTATGTCGACTGGAAAGTTTATGCCAAGTCGGACCGCTACTACCTGAAACAGTACGAAGCCGAAACCAATTTCACCTGCTACCTGCTGATTGACTGCAGTGAATCGATGCGCTACAAGTCCACAAATGCCGCTCTCTCCAAGTGGGAGTATGCCCGGCTGGTCGCTGCCGCCCTGGCTTACGTCGTCATTAAACAGCAGGACGCCGCGGGACTGTGCACCGTGAATGACCACATCCTGGATTTTCTCAGACCCGCCAGCCAGCCCACGCATCTCAAACAGATCTATCACACGCTGGAAAAAACTCCGGTCGCGGGAGAATCCGGTCTGGGAAACGTCTTTCACGAGTTGGCCGAACGCATTAACCGCCGCAGCCTGATCATCATCATCAGCGATCTGTTTGACGATCTCGAATCGGTTTTGCTGGGTCTCAAACATTTTCGGCACCGTAAACACGATGTCAGTCTGCTGCAGGTCATCGATCCCGCGGAGCAGGATTTCCCGTTTCAGGAACCGGTCCTGTTTCACGGATTGGAAAATCTTCCCGAACAGATGGTCGAACCCCGGGCCCTGAAGAAAGCCTATCAGGAGGAGTTCGAAAAGTTTCTCAAAGAAGTTCAGCGCGGCTGTCGCGATTTGAAAATGGATTACAGCCTGATCCGGACCGATCAGTCTCTCGACGTGGCGCTCTCAGCGTTCCTGTCGCATCGCCAGTCCCGCGTCGGTTCTTAAACATTCGCCAAGATACGTTTCATGACTCACTTTTTAACACAGCCCCTGTTGGCATTCGGATTCGCCAGTCCCTGGCTGCTGATGGGACTGCTCGCGGCAGGTGTTCCCGTGCTGATCCACCTGCTGCACAAGCGGAAGTTCATCGAAACGGAATGGGCGGCGATGAAATTCCTGCTGGCTGCCACGAAAAAATATTCACGGCGGGTCCGCTTCGAACAGCTGCTGATCCTGCTGGTCCGCTGCCTGATCCTGCTGCTGCTGGCGATTGCCTTTTCGCGTCCTTACTGGTCAGCCAGAGGGGCGTTCTTCGAAACCGCGGCCCCCGTACACCGGATCCTGGTGATCGACACATCCTTCAGCATGCGCTGGCAGAATGAGGACCGGGACAAATTCGCCACAGCCAAAGAAATGGCACAGGCGCTCGTCTCTGACTCGAATACGGGAGATGCCTTCCAGCTCATTCAGATTTCCAGCGTCTCCCCCCAGACGCTCATCTCACGTCCGTCCCGACAGCAGTCGTATGTGCTGGATGAAATCAATCGTCTGCAGCCAACCGAAGAATACGGCGATGTCACCCAGTCCCTCCAGAGCGCGCTGGAGTTCCTGGGACAGGCACAGGAACTGGCCCAGAAGGAAGTGATCGTGATCAGCGATTTTCAGGCGGAAAGCTGGGCGCCCCTCGAAAGCGAAGCCGGCGATGCCCGGGTGCTTTCCCTGCTGGACGCGATTTCGAAGAAAGCGACACTCGTTCTCAAAGACGTCGGTCAGACGGATGAACCCAATCTGGCGATCGTCGATTTTGACAGCCCGTCCGTTTTTGCCACACTCAATCAGCCGGTCAGGCTGAGTGTCACGCTCCACAATTTCAGCCCCCTGAATCGGGAAGG contains:
- a CDS encoding DUF58 domain-containing protein — its product is MDDYHKYLDPQTLAKVQNLDLAARQIVEGYVSGSHKSPFHGFSAEFAQHREYAIGDDLRYVDWKVYAKSDRYYLKQYEAETNFTCYLLIDCSESMRYKSTNAALSKWEYARLVAAALAYVVIKQQDAAGLCTVNDHILDFLRPASQPTHLKQIYHTLEKTPVAGESGLGNVFHELAERINRRSLIIIISDLFDDLESVLLGLKHFRHRKHDVSLLQVIDPAEQDFPFQEPVLFHGLENLPEQMVEPRALKKAYQEEFEKFLKEVQRGCRDLKMDYSLIRTDQSLDVALSAFLSHRQSRVGS